ATGCGGGTCAGCTCCCTGCGGCCCGATCGGTCGCTGAGCGACGTGCTCTTGTACCCGGCCGAAGAACCATTCGACCGCAACTCGGCCATCCAGTCGATCGCCATCGACTATCCGACGCGTTCTTCCTGGACGAGCGGCGCCGATACCTGGGTCGTCTACTGGTTTGCCGTCTCCATGGTCTTTGGTTTCGCGTTTCGCCGCGTGTTTAACGTCAACATGTGACTTTCGTCCGCCGAAGGGTTTTCGCGCAATGTACGCCGACATCATCGTCGTCTCCGGTTTGCCGCGCTCGGGCACGTCGCTCATGATGCAGATGCTCGACAACGGCGGCGTGGAAGTCGTGACCGACGGGGCCCGCACGGCCGACATCGACAACCCCAAGGGCTATTACGAGCTCGAGAAGGTGAAGGCCATCAAGCGAGACGCCTCCTGGCTGGCCGACGCGCGGGGCAAGGCGTTCAAGATGGTGTCGCAGTTGCTTTACGATTTGCCGGCCGGCGAGCGCTACCGGATCATTTTCATGGAGCGAGACTTCGACGAGATGCTTGCCTCGCAGGAGAAGATGCTCAAGCGTCTGGGCCGTCCTGCAGCGCCTCGCCAGGAGATCGAGCGATCGTTCACGTTGCACCTGAGCCGGTTGCACGAGTGGCTCGCCCGGCAAGAGCACATGCAGGTTTTGCGCGTGAGCTACAACGAGCTTCTCGCCGAGCCCCGCCGGCACGCCGAGCACGTCGGAGAGTTTTTAAGCGGCCGCGCCGACGTAGAAAAAATGGCCGAGACGGTCGATCCCTCGCTCTATCGCAACCGGAGCACTTGAGTGCGCGGTACCTGCCGAACGACTCTTTGGGTCTTTCTCGGCATCCTGCCGCTCTGCGGCTGCGGCGCTCAGTCGCAACCCGGGGCAGCGCCCACGAACGCCATGTCGCAAGCCATCCCGGCTTCCGAGGCCACGGGAACCTGGAACAAATCGCAAGTGGAGACCTACCTCAAAGACGCGCTGAAACTCAGCGAGGTCTCGCTGGCGCCGGCCGTGGGAGACGATTACACCGGCACGGGCAAAGGGACCGACGGCCAGAACTACAAGATGAAGATCAAGCAGGTGCCGGGCGGAATCGCCTGCGAGTTTGAAACCGAGAACGGCCGCGGCCGCATTTCCTTCGGTAACCCGGTGCCCTAGCGTCCTTCTTTGCTCGTCTCGTTGGCGCGATTTCGCGGCTCAACGTAGCGGAGCAGCAATTCGCGCAAGCAGAAAAGGACCCACACGGCGCCGATAACGATCGCCACGCGGATTTCGGCCGGGATCGCACATGCGATGGCGACCGCCAGCATGACGCCAAGCAACGCCCTCAAGCTGAACTGAAACCGTCGCGCCATGGGGGGCACCATGGGGGTATTAGACCGCGCCGGAAAGTGCCGGACCAGGTTCGGCGATCAGCCACCACGTTCGGACTGCCCCGCCTGGTTGGGCAATACAGGAAACCGGCAGTAGAGTCGAGAGGTGGCGCGGCGGTTTAGGTGTGGCCTATCTGGTTCCGGCCCTTTCGTCTGCCGGTGCCTCATTAGCCAAGCCATGCTCCGTTTCCACCTCCCGCTCATCGAACCGGACGGGCGGTTTTCCCGCATCCGGCTCTCGGACAAGGATTCGTAGATCGAGTGTGTCATGCTTTCGCTCGCGGGAGACTGCGTTTCAGCTTGCAGAGCCGGACCAACCCCAATTGGACATCGAGGTAGGCTTCGGGGTAGCGTGCGGTTCCCCGACCCGGCACTTTATGCTTCTTGCACAGCCACCGGCGGAGCCCATTCCGCGCGTAGCGATCTACGCCTCGATAGGCTGAACGGACCGGACCAAGTTGGAAGTAGTTCGCCCAACCCCGTAATTGGCGGTTCAGGCGGCCTACGATCGTTGCTTCGTCCAGATGCTGCGTGCGTCGGCCGAGGGTCGCGTCCAAAGAGTCGCACAGGCGGCGAATCTTCTTGCGGGCCGGGCGAGAGCCGAAATAGGCCCGTCCCGTCCGCGGCGAGTAACATCGGCCAAACGTGTAGCCCAGGAAGTCAAACGTCTCGTCGGGAACGCGGCAGAGCTTCGTCTTCGTCGCGTTCACCGTCAATTTCAGCCGGCTCATCATGTCCCGCATGGCGGCCTGGGCTTGCTCGCCCGTGCCGCGGCAGCAGATCACGAAGTCGTCGGCGTAGTTGACGATTCGGGCGCGAAGTCTTCGCTCGTAATGCAGCGTCTTCCACCCCAACACGAACCGCCGCATGTACAGATTGGCAAGTAACGGGGAGATCGGCGCGCCTTGCGGCGAACCGCGCCCTTCGTCCTTGTTCCGCGTCGTGCGGACCATGTGTCCGCGGGTCTTCCGTTCTTGGACCGGGGCGACCAGCCACATCTTGATGAGGTGTAGCACCGCCTTATCGCTCACACGACGAGCCAAGCATTGCATCAACTCGTTGTGCGGGATTGAGTCGAAGTAACCGGAGAGATCCGCGTCGACCACTTCCGTGTAACCGGTGTCCAGCAGCTTGGTCACCGCTTGCACGGCGTCCAAGGCGCTGCGTTCGGCTCGATAAGCGTATTGCTCGTCTTGCAGGTCCGCCTCAAAGATCGGCTCCAGCACGATTAACAGCGCCGTTTGAACGACGCGGTCTTTGATCGTGGGGATGCCGAGCGGACGCTGCTTGCCGTCCGGTTTGGGAATGTACACGCGACGTACCGGCTGGGCCTGATACGTCTTCGTCCTGAGTTCTTCCGCCAATTCTTCCAACCACTTCGTCGGCCCGAACGCCTCGATGTCCTCGAACGTCTGGTTGTCGATTCCGGGAGCGCCGCCATTAGCCAGGCAGCGCCGCCAGGCCGACCAGAGCACGTCCTTGCGGTACACCTTGTCGTACAGAGCGTAGAAGCGGAACTTGGGTTCTCCCTTCGCTTTGGCATGCAACGCATTCTGCAGCTTTTGAACGCTTGAGAGGGTTGGTAGGCTCATCGCCAATCTCCTGGTCCCTGGCTACTTGTTGCGTTGTCCTTGAACTGAGGCCCCTTCGCTCCACCGGCATTACCCGGCTTCGTCGCTACTACAGGCCTCTCCGTCACCCCATGCGGCCGAGCCTGTCCCTCACGGGCATCTCGTTGGCGGTCACGCGCCGCCACCGCCAGGGCTTCCCATGTTGCCTTGGCTTCCCTTGCAGACATGCCATCGCCATTACCCCGGTGGGACCACGCAGTCTTGTCACTCGTGCCTCTTGCCTAACGCGAAGAAGCGTGTACTGCACGGCGGCGGCCTTCCCCGTTCCATTGGCGGGTCGGCTCCCACATTGGTAATTTTCGGGGCCTGCTCGGCGTTCACTCACGTTATGGCCTGCCTGCTCGCGGGATCGCCTATGCGACCCTTTCCATCGAAGGCTTCGACGGCTTCGTTACCTCCACCGCCGCTCCGATTGCTTCCGGCTGGAGCGACAAGTTGCCGGGCGGGGCTTGCACCCGCTGGGAAACCAAAACCTTTCATGGCGCACAATGGAAGCACTACCTGGCCCCGACGTACAATCGGGGGCATGGCCAGAAAGCCGCACAGCGACCGCGAGCCAGACAATCCGGGCGTCACGATCGGAACGTGGCTGCTTGTTCTCGCCCCCATGATTTTCGCGGCGGTCGCCATTGCTGCCATCGCGGTCGGCGCTCTTCCGAAGGTCAAGCTCTCATTCTGGATCTTCC
The DNA window shown above is from Pirellulales bacterium and carries:
- a CDS encoding sulfotransferase; amino-acid sequence: MYADIIVVSGLPRSGTSLMMQMLDNGGVEVVTDGARTADIDNPKGYYELEKVKAIKRDASWLADARGKAFKMVSQLLYDLPAGERYRIIFMERDFDEMLASQEKMLKRLGRPAAPRQEIERSFTLHLSRLHEWLARQEHMQVLRVSYNELLAEPRRHAEHVGEFLSGRADVEKMAETVDPSLYRNRST
- the ltrA gene encoding group II intron reverse transcriptase/maturase, with translation MSLPTLSSVQKLQNALHAKAKGEPKFRFYALYDKVYRKDVLWSAWRRCLANGGAPGIDNQTFEDIEAFGPTKWLEELAEELRTKTYQAQPVRRVYIPKPDGKQRPLGIPTIKDRVVQTALLIVLEPIFEADLQDEQYAYRAERSALDAVQAVTKLLDTGYTEVVDADLSGYFDSIPHNELMQCLARRVSDKAVLHLIKMWLVAPVQERKTRGHMVRTTRNKDEGRGSPQGAPISPLLANLYMRRFVLGWKTLHYERRLRARIVNYADDFVICCRGTGEQAQAAMRDMMSRLKLTVNATKTKLCRVPDETFDFLGYTFGRCYSPRTGRAYFGSRPARKKIRRLCDSLDATLGRRTQHLDEATIVGRLNRQLRGWANYFQLGPVRSAYRGVDRYARNGLRRWLCKKHKVPGRGTARYPEAYLDVQLGLVRLCKLKRSLPRAKA